The following nucleotide sequence is from Cryptococcus neoformans var. grubii H99 chromosome 5, complete sequence.
TCTTCCGGCGTTATAGATCTTACCGATGTATTACAAAATTTCGTCTGCTTGGATTACTTTGCATATGCGTATGAACAATCAGGCCCATGAGCAGAATTTTGGTCATGTAGGCTGGAATCCGTCACACTAAAGAAGTTGCCTTGTTATTAGATAATGAGCGCGTGAGGGAATCCAAGTCGAGAGTAACTGATGAGTTCGTTGGGAAACTTGCAAGAGTGTACTGTAATTTTGGCGAAATTTTAGCCAGGTCATACACTATTATCAGCCTACATATTTCAGTTATGAATGCAAGTGCCGACAATCAAGAGATGTCATTTACGCAAGGCTGACGAATCCGAAAACACTACATCACTCTATGATACGTGTATACTACTGACTCCTGCTTACGCCCTTCACTGAGCTCCTTCTAAATCTACTCAGAGATGTCGTCCAAAGCAGAGATCAAAGGAGAGAATACGGGCTGGCCACGCTTCTTGTAGAAGTCAACAACCTTCTCAGCCCTCCTGGCAATACCCTCGGGGGTGATGTCGAACTAGAAAGGCACGCTGTCAACAAGCGTCCCTAGTTTCAAAAACAATTGTACTTACCTTCGCATAGACCTTGTCGTAAGGACCAGAGGCACCCCAGGCCTTGAGACCGAAGTGGTCGTGAGAGTAAGTTCCCCAGCCGAAGGTAGAGTAAGCCTCAAcggagaggatgggagCACCGGAAGGAAGGACGCTGAGCTTGTAGTCCTTGGGCTGGTTGTTCTGCATAGAAAATTAATTCCTGCGTTTCCATTTTTATCTAAGGCAGAGCACGTACGAAGACCTCGAAACAAGGCAAAGAAACCAATCGGGCCTTAATGCCCTTGGATTTAAGCTGCTCAAGAGCCTGAAGACAAAGGGTAACCTCAGAACCTGTGGAGACGAGGGTCACATCGGCTATAAAACATGTTAGCATATCCGTGTTTAATCGACCGAAATTTGACTAACCattctcaacctcctcaacGACGTAGCCACCCTTGGTAGCCTTCTCAATGGAGGAGTTGGCGAGCTGAGGCAACTATAGAAAAGGAGGCGTCAGATCTATGCAATGTTTCCACTTTCAAATTCGACCTACGTTCTGTCGGGAAAGGGCGAAGACGGAAGGAGTGTGCTGAGACAAGATAGCGACAAGATAGGCGGCAGAAGTCTCGTTACCGTCAGCGGGCCTCCAGAAAGCAAGGTTAGGGACAGCTCGGAGCCAGGCAGCAGTCTCGACGGGCTGGTGAGTAGGCCCATCTTCACCGAGACCAATAGAGTCGTGGGTGGCAACGTTGAGGACTCGGAGGTGAGACAAGGCGGAAAGTCGGACGGCACCGGCGGCGTAAGAGACGAAGTTAAGGAAAGTGGCAGTGAAAGGAATGATACCACCGTAGGCAGCGATACCGTTACAGATGGCGGTCATACCGTGCTCCCTAACACCAAATCGGAAATATCGACCAGCATAGCTACCGAGACCGGTAGAGGGGTGCTGGAAGTCCTCGGCGCCCTTCCACCTGGTCAAGTTGGAACCGGTCAAGTCGGCAGAACCACCGACCAACTCGGGCAATACCTCAACGAGCTTGGTAATAGTAGTCTCAGACAACTTCCTGGAACCGACAGCAGCGTCAGAAGTGGTGTAGGTGGGGAGGGCCTTCTCCCAGCCGTCGGGAAGACGGCCTTCAATTCGTCGTTGAAGCTCAGCAGCCTCCTTGGGGTACTTCTCACTATAAGACTTGAAAAGAGCCTGCCACTCAGCCTCGGCCTTGGCACCGTTCTCGGCAACCTTGTGGTAGAGGTCGGAGGTCTCTTTGGGAACGGCAAAGGACTCCTCGGGGTTAAAGCCgaacttcttcttgagctgAGCAATGTCATCTTTCTTGAGAGCTGGGAAAGCAAATCAGCTATGCATTTTGAATGTAATTGGTAAAACTTACGAGCACCGTGGACATCGTGGCCACCGGCGCGAAGAGAACCGAAACCGATGGTGGTCTTGAGGTTAATAATGGTAGGGGcatccttgctcttcttaGCCTCGGTGATGGCGTTCTCGATGGCAGCAAGGTCACTGAAAAGGTTTAGACTGTGTCATTTATGAGGATTAAAAACGACACTCACTCGTCACCCTTCTCAATGTGGAGGACATTCCAGCCGTAAGACTTGAATCGCATCTCGACGTCCTCAGTGAAAGACACAGCGGTGTCACCATCAATGGTGATCTCTGTGGAAATCGTCAGAATACATTGGCAAATAAATAACACCATACTTACTGTTGTCATCGTAGATGGCAACCAAGTTACCCAACTTCAAATGACCGGCAAGAGAACAGGCCTCAGAGGCAACACCCTCCTGGAGACAGCCATCACCAAGGAAACAGTAGGTGTAGTTGTCAATCAAAGAGAAGTTCTCCTTGTTGAAGACGGCACCCATGTGGGCCTGGGCAATGGCAAGACCGACGGCGTTGGAAATACCTATGGAGAAATACGCGTATCAGCTACAGACATGGTTTCATAAGTTGAAGAGCCTTACCCTGACCAAGGGGACCAGTGGTAACCTCAATACCGGGGGTAACACCAACTTCGGGGTGACCGGGAGTGATAGAGTCAATCTGACGGAATTGCTTAAGGTCCTCCATAGAGACTTCGTAGCCagcaaggtgaagaagaatgtaCTGGAGAGCACAACTGGAAACATCAATGATTAGCCTCTGTACGTCATGTCATTTCTGGCGTATTTTGGCGATTACTTACGCATGTCCATTAGAAAGGACAAATCGGTCCCTGTTAATCCACTTGGGGTTCTTGGAGTTGAACCTCATGAATCGGGTGAAGAGTACGTGGGCAGCAGGGGCCATACCCTATATGCCAAGAATTGATGAGCAACCGCTTCAATAGGAGAGCAGGAGCGCGAACTTACCATGGGGGCACCGGGGTGACCAGAGTTAGCCTGCACATGTCCGTTAGTCTTATATTCAATGTATGCCCCTTCATAGAAAAATAACATGCCTTGGCCACAACATCAGCGGCAAGAGTTCGGATGGTGCtatggaaaaaaaaaaggggagTCAGCACCAGtgcggaagaaggggaaaggcCACGCTGTtaggagaaagaaaagactAACTTGACAGCGGTGATGTCGTTGCTGGAGAAGTTGGCCATTTTGAAGTCAAAAAAGGGATTtttggtggagaagagagaagaaaaagagaaagaaaagatatggaaaagagtggaaagaaagatggGGGGGTGAGAATGCAGGGAGGGTGACCGGGATCGACCTGTGGGTGTTTCTCCCGCTGCTAGCCGCCGCGGCCTATCGTTACAACAGCTCGCACTCAGGGGCTATTCTCCGCCCATTGGTCCGGCCCGATTTCCGATATGTGGCATCCCCCCCATTCCCCAACTCATTAAATACCGCACCC
It contains:
- a CDS encoding transketolase, translating into MANFSSNDITAVNTIRTLAADVVAKANSGHPGAPMGMAPAAHVLFTRFMRFNSKNPKWINRDRFVLSNGHACALQYILLHLAGYEVSMEDLKQFRQIDSITPGHPEVGVTPGIEVTTGPLGQGISNAVGLAIAQAHMGAVFNKENFSLIDNYTYCFLGDGCLQEGVASEACSLAGHLKLGNLVAIYDDNKITIDGDTAVSFTEDVEMRFKSYGWNVLHIEKGDDDLAAIENAITEAKKSKDAPTIINLKTTIGFGSLRAGGHDVHGAPLKKDDIAQLKKKFGFNPEESFAVPKETSDLYHKVAENGAKAEAEWQALFKSYSEKYPKEAAELQRRIEGRLPDGWEKALPTYTTSDAAVGSRKLSETTITKLVEVLPELVGGSADLTGSNLTRWKGAEDFQHPSTGLGSYAGRYFRFGVREHGMTAICNGIAAYGGIIPFTATFLNFVSYAAGAVRLSALSHLRVLNVATHDSIGLGEDGPTHQPVETAAWLRAVPNLAFWRPADGNETSAAYLVAILSQHTPSVFALSRQNLPQLANSSIEKATKGGYVVEEVENADVTLVSTGSEVTLCLQALEQLKSKGIKARLVSLPCFEVFNNQPKDYKLSVLPSGAPILSVEAYSTFGWGTYSHDHFGLKAWGASGPYDKVYAKFDITPEGIARRAEKVVDFYKKRGQPVFSPLISALDDISE